The Mixta hanseatica genome includes a region encoding these proteins:
- a CDS encoding MFS transporter, with protein MKLNSNLNFFWIYYSAMSLLNSDVKRGVFIIYILSIGINNTETGFLQTSLFIAMMMGELPSGFLADKYGRKLALICSFIFMILYGLGYLLFSTFTPFLIMFILNGLAFSLQSGSDQALLYDYLKANGSEKSFIKINSREKAISALAISASMALGGWLKDETSWQFLFLVFIFTKVVGLLLTCFLTEAKPSEISLDQRDDISLTEKNSVRHFFLSKKGLSLLPLFLGFAIYEAVLTPTYIYGQALLNTADFSLSAIGLAYAAIELTNAALYDFSDFISKKIKFTHLVIITWLILSASIFLLPVSGDFMIFMFYSTLCLPSFVDMIYMDYVNNHYPSLIRASCISVNSFLSSALISLSYVTYGFFIEKEGISLIFQCSSILVLAALPLALYGLFQLNSDGNQQKKPTLSQ; from the coding sequence ATGAAACTAAACTCCAACCTGAATTTTTTTTGGATTTATTATTCAGCCATGTCATTATTGAATAGTGATGTTAAAAGAGGGGTTTTTATTATCTATATCCTTAGCATCGGCATAAATAATACGGAGACAGGATTTTTACAAACTTCACTATTTATTGCTATGATGATGGGCGAGCTACCCTCTGGTTTTTTAGCTGATAAGTATGGTCGTAAATTGGCTCTTATTTGCAGTTTTATTTTTATGATACTGTATGGTTTAGGATATCTATTATTCAGTACCTTTACGCCTTTTTTGATTATGTTTATTCTTAACGGCCTAGCTTTTAGCCTTCAATCAGGTTCCGATCAGGCATTACTCTATGATTATTTAAAAGCAAATGGATCTGAAAAGAGTTTTATAAAGATAAACTCCCGTGAAAAAGCAATAAGTGCGCTTGCTATTTCTGCCTCTATGGCCTTAGGTGGTTGGTTAAAAGATGAGACCTCCTGGCAGTTTTTATTTCTGGTGTTTATTTTTACAAAAGTTGTTGGACTACTGCTTACATGCTTTCTCACTGAAGCTAAACCAAGCGAAATTTCTTTAGATCAACGTGACGATATCTCCCTCACAGAAAAAAATTCTGTTCGGCATTTTTTCCTGTCGAAAAAAGGCCTAAGCCTTCTGCCTCTGTTTTTGGGCTTTGCGATCTATGAGGCGGTGCTAACCCCCACTTATATTTATGGGCAAGCTTTACTTAATACCGCTGATTTTTCGCTTTCAGCTATCGGCCTCGCCTATGCTGCCATTGAATTAACGAATGCAGCACTCTATGATTTTTCGGATTTTATCTCTAAAAAAATCAAGTTTACCCACCTGGTAATTATCACCTGGTTGATTCTGTCAGCCTCAATATTTTTATTACCTGTATCAGGTGATTTTATGATTTTTATGTTTTATTCAACACTTTGTCTGCCCTCATTTGTCGATATGATATATATGGATTATGTTAATAATCATTATCCCTCACTCATCCGTGCCTCTTGTATTTCTGTAAATAGCTTTCTTAGTTCTGCTTTGATTAGCTTATCGTATGTAACATACGGTTTCTTTATTGAAAAGGAGGGTATCAGCTTAATTTTCCAATGTTCATCAATATTAGTTTTGGCTGCTTTACCTTTGGCTTTATACGGCCTTTTTCAGCTGAATTCAGACGGGAACCAACAAAAAAAACCGACATTATCACAATAG
- a CDS encoding MFS transporter, which produces MTTCSVLGKKEKIGYGLGDMASALVWQTATLFLAYFYTDVYGLPAAIMGTMFLLVRALDAFVDPCIGALVDRTRTRHGRFRPWLLWFAVPFGVCCLITFYVPDAGPTAKILYACFTYTLLSLVYSAINVPYCAMPGALTLDPRERHSLQSWRFGLSFIGGLIVTVIALPLVNWLGEGNAQKGYFYAMSLMGLLGVVLFFCCFAMTRERYYSAAENSRSMLSDLKTLARNSQWRIIFFFNILLLTAVVTRGSATMYYVKYLLLRPELVFAFIVSGMAAALLGALLSERLLGKFDRVRAYQWTIVSFVILGSLIFFLPTTAIWWIFGINIIFSFIQNLTTPLQWAMFSDVVDYEEQRSGRRLDGLVFSTALFAIKFGLALGGAMVGWILALVDYLPNQAQQSPAVLTTINALFTLIPSALFLAMALLLCIYKLNSRTVAEIASALARKRQQREELPPLVSAIQE; this is translated from the coding sequence ATGACAACCTGTTCCGTGCTGGGTAAAAAAGAGAAAATTGGCTATGGGCTTGGTGATATGGCCAGCGCGCTGGTCTGGCAAACGGCGACGCTGTTTCTCGCTTATTTCTATACCGATGTCTATGGCCTGCCAGCGGCCATTATGGGCACTATGTTTTTGCTGGTTCGCGCGCTGGATGCTTTTGTCGATCCCTGCATCGGCGCGCTGGTGGATCGTACCCGCACGCGCCACGGGCGTTTTCGTCCCTGGCTGCTGTGGTTTGCGGTGCCGTTCGGCGTCTGCTGCCTGATCACCTTCTACGTGCCGGATGCCGGGCCGACGGCGAAAATTCTTTATGCCTGCTTCACCTACACCTTGCTGAGCCTGGTCTATTCAGCAATTAACGTGCCTTACTGCGCGATGCCGGGCGCGCTGACGCTCGATCCGCGTGAGCGCCATTCGCTGCAATCCTGGCGCTTCGGCCTCTCGTTTATCGGTGGATTAATCGTGACGGTGATTGCACTGCCGCTGGTTAACTGGCTGGGCGAGGGCAACGCGCAAAAAGGCTATTTCTATGCCATGAGCCTGATGGGCCTGCTGGGCGTAGTGCTGTTTTTCTGCTGCTTCGCCATGACCCGCGAGCGCTACTATTCCGCCGCTGAAAACAGCCGCTCAATGCTCAGCGATTTGAAAACCCTGGCGCGCAACAGCCAGTGGCGCATTATTTTCTTCTTCAATATTTTGCTGCTGACGGCGGTGGTCACTCGCGGTTCCGCGACTATGTATTACGTGAAATATCTGCTGTTACGCCCGGAGTTAGTATTCGCCTTTATTGTTTCCGGTATGGCCGCCGCGCTGCTGGGCGCCCTGTTATCCGAGCGGCTGCTGGGCAAATTCGATCGGGTGCGCGCCTACCAGTGGACAATCGTCAGCTTTGTTATTCTCGGCTCGCTGATTTTCTTTTTACCGACAACCGCCATCTGGTGGATATTCGGCATTAACATCATTTTCAGCTTTATCCAGAACCTGACCACGCCGCTGCAGTGGGCCATGTTTTCCGACGTGGTGGATTATGAAGAGCAGCGCAGCGGACGACGGCTGGACGGGCTGGTGTTTTCCACCGCGCTATTCGCCATCAAATTCGGCCTGGCGCTGGGCGGGGCAATGGTGGGCTGGATCCTTGCGCTGGTGGACTATCTGCCCAACCAGGCGCAGCAGTCGCCAGCCGTGCTGACCACCATTAACGCCTTATTCACCCTTATCCCTTCGGCGCTATTTTTGGCGATGGCGCTGCTGCTATGTATCTACAAGCTTAACAGCCGCACAGTGGCCGAGATCGCCAGCGCACTGGCGCGCAAGCGTCAGCAGCGTGAAGAGCTTCCCCCTCTGGTTTCCGCAATTCAGGAGTAA
- a CDS encoding ThiF family adenylyltransferase, producing MFSQLQNNGLVIYDENHPANPLENSQYKWFSYLTDGNIKWDEYKDLNIAILGCGGIGSLACQSLAASGIENFLLLDFDKIEEDNLNRQFTYHRADIGKLKIEKLKKLLHTDYKTNKIKAFNQNIQSVDTLLALCNNANLLLCCADTPAHSIHLICSDFSIKTGIPVLYGAVGFMNGTIGPLLLGADAAMKYKKACQLVHPLIVNKYWALSFPSNGATNAIIANMIALEVMKFFIARKRCNVINRCLNFNFPVLETTMGYIIK from the coding sequence TTGTTTTCACAACTACAAAACAACGGGTTAGTAATATATGATGAAAATCATCCTGCCAATCCCCTTGAAAATTCCCAATATAAGTGGTTCTCGTACTTAACAGATGGAAATATTAAGTGGGATGAATATAAGGATTTAAATATTGCAATTTTAGGATGCGGCGGTATTGGTTCTCTGGCATGTCAATCGCTTGCGGCGTCTGGAATTGAAAATTTTCTCTTGTTAGACTTTGATAAAATAGAAGAAGATAATTTAAATCGCCAGTTTACTTATCATCGTGCCGATATTGGTAAATTAAAAATTGAGAAATTAAAAAAATTATTACACACCGACTATAAAACCAACAAGATAAAAGCGTTTAATCAAAATATACAAAGCGTCGACACGTTATTAGCTCTTTGCAATAATGCAAATTTACTATTGTGTTGTGCTGATACTCCGGCACATTCTATCCATTTAATCTGCTCTGATTTTAGTATTAAAACCGGCATTCCCGTTTTATACGGTGCGGTTGGATTCATGAATGGTACTATTGGTCCACTTTTGTTGGGGGCTGATGCAGCCATGAAGTATAAAAAAGCTTGTCAGCTCGTCCATCCGCTTATTGTAAATAAATACTGGGCATTAAGCTTCCCTTCCAACGGCGCGACAAACGCGATTATTGCCAATATGATAGCTCTGGAGGTAATGAAATTCTTCATCGCTCGAAAGCGATGCAACGTCATTAACAGATGTTTAAATTTTAATTTTCCAGTGCTGGAAACCACAATGGGGTATATTATAAAATGA
- a CDS encoding autotransporter outer membrane beta-barrel domain-containing protein, whose amino-acid sequence MGSKRVRLSALAVAVCLGSVGQAAANNYIEQGVAGDPASWRSSEYNAEWGLGAINADKAYAAGYSGKGIKIGIFDQSVYAKHPEFVGSNKVINLATHGIRAYTDPYIPVKAGDTFDYNGTPSLDSGGELGSHGTHVAGIAAGSRDGGVMHGVAWGAQIVSAENGDPGPEDGIILGNDGAVYKAGWDALRKSGVRIINNSWGIGITDKFALGGSNPAYPHFTVNDAQKQFDQIKTILGTVPGGAYQGAIDDARSGIITIFSAGNDDNLNNPDAIAGLAYFVPDITPTWLTVASVARDAASANSVPYTLSSFSSRCGYTASFCVSAPGTRVYSSVIEGTSLDNLTTGYANYSGTSMASPHVSGSAAVLMERFPYMTGAQIAQVLKTTAIDMGEAGIDELYGWGMIDLGKAINGPGMFYTVEDIPAALRVPDPQGVAYGPTQFVANIPGIGATVDADTAYKRLCNDVQCGFDIWSNDISGHGGLTKEGAGSLWLTGANTYTGPTLINAGLLAVNGSLTSDVTVQQRGVLGGSGSIGALTVASGGTVAPGNSIGTLNVNGDVTFELGSRYAVEVAPEGRSDRIASTGAIAINGGEVTLSLENSNNLLSQSEIQTLTGRYSILTAEQGINGQFDSLLPSYAFLGASFNYQANQLTLAVGRNDATFASVAETANERAVAQAAEALGAGNPVYESLLLSGSAAEARQAFRQLSGQVHADIASAQVNDSRYLRDTLNDRLRQAEGLAGSSDIKADEGGAWAKLLGAWDHASGDASATGYQASTYGVLLGLDSAWENDARMGVATGYTRTSLDGGYGANADSDNYHLGVYGGKQYGALALRAGAGYTWHRFDTSRSVSYGSQYDRANAQYSARTEQFFAEAGYSIPVGLVNLEPFANLSYVNFQNNRIAEQGGAAALHGDKQHTDATLSTLGLRSDLQWEVNGGTAVALRGELGWQHQYGELDRGTGLKFNGSNTPFVVNSVSASRDGAVIKASAEVALNSNSHLSLGYSGLLSENHQDNSVNAGFSWNF is encoded by the coding sequence ATGGGAAGTAAACGTGTGCGTTTAAGCGCGCTGGCGGTAGCGGTATGCCTGGGATCGGTGGGCCAGGCGGCGGCGAACAACTATATCGAACAAGGCGTTGCCGGCGATCCGGCCAGCTGGCGCAGCAGCGAATACAACGCTGAATGGGGCCTGGGCGCCATCAATGCCGACAAAGCCTATGCCGCAGGCTACAGCGGCAAAGGCATCAAAATAGGTATCTTCGATCAGTCGGTCTATGCCAAACATCCGGAATTTGTCGGCAGCAACAAAGTCATCAACCTTGCAACCCATGGCATACGTGCCTACACCGACCCCTACATCCCGGTAAAAGCGGGTGATACCTTCGATTATAACGGCACGCCAAGTCTGGATTCCGGTGGTGAACTGGGATCGCACGGCACCCACGTCGCCGGTATCGCCGCAGGCAGTCGCGACGGCGGAGTCATGCACGGCGTCGCCTGGGGCGCGCAGATCGTCAGCGCGGAAAACGGCGACCCCGGCCCGGAGGATGGCATCATCCTCGGGAACGATGGCGCAGTCTATAAAGCGGGCTGGGACGCGCTCAGGAAAAGCGGCGTACGCATCATCAACAACAGCTGGGGGATCGGCATCACCGATAAATTCGCCCTGGGCGGTAGCAATCCAGCTTATCCGCACTTCACCGTTAACGATGCGCAAAAACAGTTTGATCAAATCAAAACCATCCTCGGCACCGTACCCGGCGGCGCCTACCAGGGCGCGATTGACGACGCACGCAGCGGCATCATCACCATCTTCTCCGCCGGTAACGACGACAACCTCAACAACCCTGATGCTATCGCCGGCCTGGCTTACTTCGTGCCGGACATCACACCAACCTGGCTCACCGTCGCCAGCGTCGCGCGCGATGCGGCATCCGCAAACAGCGTGCCTTACACCTTAAGCAGCTTCTCCTCCCGCTGCGGCTATACCGCCAGCTTCTGCGTCTCTGCGCCTGGCACGCGCGTTTACAGCTCGGTAATCGAAGGCACCAGTCTCGACAACCTCACCACCGGCTACGCCAACTACAGCGGCACCTCTATGGCTTCACCGCACGTATCAGGCAGCGCGGCGGTATTAATGGAACGCTTCCCCTATATGACCGGCGCGCAGATCGCGCAGGTGCTAAAAACCACCGCCATCGATATGGGCGAAGCGGGCATTGATGAACTCTACGGCTGGGGAATGATAGATCTCGGCAAAGCGATTAACGGACCGGGCATGTTCTACACCGTAGAAGATATCCCCGCAGCGCTGCGCGTGCCGGATCCGCAAGGCGTCGCCTATGGTCCGACACAGTTTGTCGCTAACATTCCCGGCATCGGCGCCACCGTGGATGCCGACACCGCTTATAAACGTCTCTGTAATGACGTGCAGTGCGGTTTCGACATCTGGTCTAACGACATCTCCGGCCACGGCGGCCTGACCAAAGAGGGCGCAGGCTCGCTCTGGCTCACCGGCGCTAACACCTACACCGGGCCGACGCTGATTAACGCCGGTCTGCTGGCGGTTAACGGATCGCTCACCTCTGACGTCACGGTACAGCAACGCGGCGTACTGGGCGGATCGGGCAGCATCGGCGCGTTAACCGTCGCCAGCGGCGGTACCGTCGCGCCAGGCAACTCTATCGGCACGCTCAACGTCAACGGCGACGTGACCTTTGAACTGGGATCGCGCTATGCGGTAGAAGTGGCGCCGGAAGGACGTAGCGACCGCATCGCCAGCACCGGCGCTATCGCCATTAACGGCGGCGAAGTTACCCTCTCGCTGGAAAACAGCAACAACCTGCTTAGCCAAAGTGAAATACAAACCCTGACGGGACGCTACAGCATCCTGACGGCAGAACAGGGCATTAACGGTCAGTTCGATAGCCTGCTGCCGAGCTACGCATTTTTAGGCGCCTCGTTCAACTACCAGGCGAACCAGCTCACGCTGGCCGTAGGACGTAACGACGCCACCTTCGCCAGCGTGGCGGAAACCGCCAACGAGCGCGCGGTCGCGCAGGCGGCGGAAGCGTTGGGCGCTGGCAATCCGGTCTATGAAAGCCTGTTGCTGAGCGGGTCGGCGGCTGAAGCGCGTCAGGCGTTCCGTCAGCTCTCCGGCCAGGTTCATGCCGATATCGCCTCGGCACAGGTCAACGACAGCCGCTATCTGCGCGATACGCTCAACGATCGCCTGCGCCAGGCGGAAGGGCTGGCGGGATCAAGCGATATCAAAGCGGATGAGGGCGGCGCATGGGCGAAACTGCTGGGCGCGTGGGATCACGCTTCCGGCGATGCCAGCGCCACCGGCTATCAGGCTTCCACCTACGGCGTGCTGCTGGGGCTGGATTCCGCCTGGGAGAACGATGCGCGCATGGGCGTGGCGACGGGCTACACCCGCACCTCGCTGGACGGCGGCTACGGCGCTAACGCGGACAGCGATAACTACCATCTGGGCGTCTACGGCGGCAAACAGTATGGCGCGCTGGCGCTGCGTGCCGGCGCTGGCTACACCTGGCATCGTTTCGATACCTCGCGATCCGTCAGCTACGGCAGCCAGTACGACCGGGCTAACGCGCAGTACAGCGCGCGTACCGAACAGTTTTTCGCCGAAGCGGGTTACAGCATCCCGGTCGGGCTGGTTAATCTCGAACCGTTCGCCAACCTCTCTTATGTTAACTTCCAGAACAACCGTATCGCCGAGCAGGGCGGCGCGGCGGCGCTGCATGGCGACAAGCAGCACACCGATGCGACGCTCTCTACGCTGGGACTGCGTTCCGATCTGCAATGGGAGGTTAACGGCGGCACCGCCGTCGCGCTGCGCGGTGAACTGGGCTGGCAGCACCAGTACGGCGAACTGGATCGCGGAACCGGGTTGAAATTCAACGGCAGCAACACGCCGTTTGTAGTGAACAGCGTCTCCGCTTCGCGCGACGGCGCCGTGATCAAAGCCAGCGCCGAGGTGGCGTTAAACAGTAACTCTCATCTGTCGCTGGGCTACAGCGGCCTGTTATCGGAAAACCATCAGGATAACAGCGTCAACGCAGGCTTCAGCTGGAACTTTTAA
- a CDS encoding glycoside hydrolase family 3 N-terminal domain-containing protein has product MTAIYQDPQRPIAERVADLLARMTPEEKFAQMHAFWLILSPDGAHRERSDLSDSFSGAGQLNDLNARLQRGIGQITRPLGTHVVDAQEGVRAANRLQKTLVEETRLGIPALFHEECLVGLLCKGATLFPSPLNYASAWDPQLVEQVAAAIGEEARSTGCRQGLAPVLDVSRDVRWGRTEETFGEDPWLVGVMATHFVKGLQGKQRDLLATLKHYVGHSFSEGGRNHAPVHLGFCELNDTFLLPFEMAVKLANAGSVMPAYHDIDNQPSHSDAFLLTTLLRERWGFDGIVVADYGGVSLLHQHHGVTHDAAESAALAFNAGLDIELPKDDCAQHLAQAVERGLIEMRKVDEIVGRLLTEKFRLGLFEQPYADESRINLQSQEARRLAREVATRSITLLENNGVLPLKPAQRVAVIGPTADDPLALLSGYSFPVHLIISDMLDQASQVVTPLQALRAALGEDRVSYARGCYIIEQRMAGAPVFPGDSAGKPMQQSPVSQDLSLIPQAVAVAEQSEVIIACVGDLAGLFQSGTVGEGSDAESLSLPGVQQQLLEALVATGKPVVVVMTGGRPYHLGGLEDRVAALLMAWAPGQEGGPALADVLTGRAEPEGRLVLSVPKSAGAMPYYYNHKLKSGGTPFAFHFGARYPFGYGKSWTAFSYGPLSFRHAKVAIDGEIEVALDITNSGQRAGSEVVQLYVRDKVASMVRPIQELKAFQRVRLAPGETARLTFFLPVDMLNFTSREGERVVEPGEFEIQVGASSADIRQRGTVQVTGALRALPSNWRMLSHCEIGRSL; this is encoded by the coding sequence ATGACCGCTATTTATCAGGATCCACAGCGCCCCATTGCCGAGCGCGTTGCCGACTTGCTGGCGCGCATGACGCCGGAAGAGAAATTCGCCCAGATGCATGCCTTCTGGCTGATCCTGTCACCCGACGGTGCGCATCGCGAGCGCAGCGATCTGAGCGATAGCTTCTCGGGCGCGGGTCAGCTGAACGACCTTAATGCGCGGCTGCAGCGCGGCATCGGGCAGATCACCCGGCCGCTGGGCACTCATGTGGTGGATGCGCAGGAAGGTGTCAGGGCCGCTAATCGTCTGCAAAAAACGCTGGTAGAGGAGACACGGCTGGGTATTCCGGCGCTGTTCCATGAAGAGTGCCTGGTGGGTCTGCTGTGCAAAGGCGCGACGCTGTTTCCTTCTCCGCTGAACTACGCCTCCGCCTGGGATCCGCAGCTGGTTGAGCAGGTGGCGGCGGCGATCGGCGAAGAGGCGCGATCCACCGGCTGCCGTCAGGGGCTGGCGCCGGTGCTGGATGTCTCGCGCGATGTGCGCTGGGGCCGCACCGAAGAGACTTTTGGCGAAGATCCCTGGCTGGTCGGCGTGATGGCTACCCATTTTGTGAAGGGATTGCAGGGGAAACAGCGCGATCTGCTGGCGACGCTGAAGCACTATGTCGGCCACTCTTTTAGCGAAGGTGGACGTAACCATGCGCCGGTACATCTCGGTTTTTGCGAGCTGAATGATACTTTCCTGCTACCGTTTGAGATGGCCGTTAAGCTGGCCAACGCCGGTTCGGTGATGCCCGCCTACCATGATATTGATAATCAGCCTTCTCACAGCGATGCCTTTCTGCTGACGACGCTGCTGCGTGAACGCTGGGGCTTCGACGGTATCGTGGTGGCCGATTATGGCGGCGTCAGCCTGCTGCATCAGCACCACGGCGTCACGCACGATGCGGCAGAATCGGCGGCGCTGGCCTTTAACGCCGGACTGGATATCGAACTGCCGAAAGATGACTGCGCGCAGCATCTGGCGCAAGCGGTGGAGCGCGGTCTGATCGAGATGCGCAAGGTAGATGAGATTGTGGGGCGCCTGCTGACCGAGAAGTTTCGCCTGGGGCTGTTTGAGCAGCCTTACGCCGATGAAAGCCGCATCAACCTGCAAAGCCAGGAGGCGCGGCGGCTAGCGCGCGAAGTGGCGACGCGTTCCATCACCCTGCTGGAAAATAACGGCGTACTGCCGCTGAAGCCAGCGCAGCGCGTGGCAGTGATCGGGCCGACGGCGGACGATCCGCTGGCGCTGCTGAGCGGCTATAGCTTTCCAGTGCATCTGATTATCAGCGATATGCTTGACCAGGCGTCGCAGGTCGTAACGCCGTTGCAGGCGCTACGCGCTGCGCTGGGTGAGGATCGGGTTAGCTATGCCCGCGGCTGTTATATCATTGAACAGCGTATGGCGGGCGCGCCGGTTTTCCCTGGCGACAGCGCGGGAAAACCGATGCAGCAATCGCCGGTATCGCAAGATCTGTCGCTGATCCCGCAGGCGGTAGCGGTGGCGGAACAGAGCGAAGTGATTATCGCCTGCGTGGGCGATCTGGCTGGACTGTTCCAGAGCGGCACGGTAGGGGAAGGCTCGGATGCAGAAAGCCTCTCGCTGCCGGGCGTGCAGCAACAGCTGCTGGAAGCGCTGGTGGCAACCGGTAAACCGGTGGTGGTGGTGATGACCGGGGGGCGTCCTTATCACCTCGGCGGGCTGGAGGATCGCGTCGCGGCCTTGCTGATGGCCTGGGCGCCAGGGCAGGAGGGCGGTCCGGCGCTGGCCGATGTGCTAACCGGGCGCGCCGAGCCGGAAGGACGGCTGGTGTTGTCGGTGCCGAAAAGCGCCGGCGCGATGCCCTATTACTATAACCACAAGCTGAAAAGCGGCGGCACGCCTTTTGCGTTCCACTTTGGTGCGCGCTATCCCTTCGGTTACGGTAAAAGCTGGACGGCGTTCAGCTACGGCCCGCTCAGCTTCAGGCATGCTAAGGTGGCTATCGACGGCGAAATCGAGGTCGCGCTTGATATTACCAACAGCGGTCAGCGTGCAGGCAGCGAGGTGGTGCAGCTGTATGTGCGCGATAAGGTTGCTTCAATGGTCAGACCGATACAGGAGCTGAAGGCGTTTCAGCGCGTCAGGCTGGCGCCGGGCGAAACGGCGCGTCTGACCTTTTTCCTGCCGGTGGATATGCTCAATTTTACCAGCCGGGAAGGGGAGCGCGTGGTGGAGCCGGGCGAGTTTGAAATTCAGGTAGGCGCCTCCAGCGCGGATATTCGTCAGCGCGGCACGGTGCAGGTCACCGGTGCGCTACGCGCGCTGCCGTCGAACTGGCGGATGCTAAGCCACTGTGAAATCGGGCGTAGTCTGTAG